One genomic segment of Arachis duranensis cultivar V14167 chromosome 4, aradu.V14167.gnm2.J7QH, whole genome shotgun sequence includes these proteins:
- the LOC107484415 gene encoding U-box domain-containing protein 13: MEEEECEVSSVLNHLILAATEISEIDGFKHVIKRQCFDLSRRIKFLAPLFQELLDVTDAVPNDAVSALLSLKKALASAKELLHFCCRASQVFMILEREQIKCKFNDLAFNFEEAIGKISCDKLHISEEVKEQVALVTAQFGRARELFDPPGLQLYDNLLSICNQSYDVIPEQDKLHIICEKLHFTNVGDIKQELIALDKMVVDMGARFEKSTQDMSTVLKKIEDFILTESADVIMLSSDDSSTQADESYTKLCSQSLVIPDEFRCPISLELMKDPVIISTGQTYERACIKKWLEEGHGTCPKTQQILSSSVLIPNHVLYILISNWCEANGVEPPKRTEKLRLCKATSDGSSEFIDIDTLLSRLTSSDIEDQRCTAEELRLLAKRSSQNRILIAEAGAIPLLVDLLYVPDKRTQEHAVTVLLNLSICGNNKERIMASEAVPGIVHVLKNGVMEARENAAATLFSLSALNENKVLIGASGAIKALVTLFCEGSQRGKMDAATALFNLCLYQGNKGRAIRAGIMPKLTEMVTEPGEEMGDVALALMALLVSHPEGKAVVGSMNAMPTLVDIVTNGSPKNKENATSVLVYLCIGDPMNVSSACSLGVINPLLDLAENGSDRGKRKAAQLLELIGILRSL; the protein is encoded by the exons atggaggaagaagaatgcGAGGTTTCTTCGGTACTCAACCACCTCATCTTAGCCGCCACCGAAATCTCAGAGATCGACGGCTTCAAGCACGTCATCAAGAGACAGTGCTTCGACCTCAGCCGTAGGATTAAGTTTCTCGCTCCTCTCTTTCAGGAACTTCTCGACGTTACAGACGCCGTCCCAAACGACGCCGTTTCGGCGCTCCTCTCTCTTAAGAAAGCTCTTGCCTCAGCCAAGGAACTCCTCCACTTTTGTTGCCGAGCAAGCCAGGTTTTCATG ATACTGGAGAGGGAgcaaattaaatgcaaatttAATGATCTCgcttttaattttgaagaagCTATAGGCAAGATATCCTGTGACAAACTTCATATATCTGAAGAAGTCAAGGAGCAG GTTGCACTCGTGACTGCACAGTTTGGAAGAGCCAGGGAGCTTTTTGATCCACCTGGTCTTCAGCTTTATGATAATCTGTTGTCCATTTGCAACCAGAGCTATGATGTGATTCCCGAACAAGATAAACTGCATATAATCTGCGAAAAGCTGCACTTTACAAATGTGGGTGACATCAAACAAGAGTTGATTGCACTCGATAAGATGGTTGTAGACATGGGTGCTCGTTTTGAGAAAAGCACACAGGATATGTCTACagtcttgaaaaaaattgaagatttCATACTGACAGAATCTGCAGATGTTATTATGCTATCAAGTGATGATTCCTCTACTCAAGCTGATGAGTCATACACAAAATTATGTTCTCAATCACTGGTTATACCAGATGAGTTTCGCTGCCCAATATCTCTGGAGCTAATGAAAGATCCTGTAATCATTTCTACGGGGCAG ACATACGAGCGAGCGTGCATAAAGAAATGGCTTGAAGAAGGCCATGGAACATGTCCTAAGACTCAGCAGATTCTTTCAAGCTCTGTCCTTATACCCAACCATGTTTTATATATCCTGATATCGAATTGGTGTGAAGCAAATGGAGTGGAGCCACCTAAAAGAACAGAGAAGTTACGACTCTGCAAGGCAACATCAGATGGCTCTTCTGAATTTATAGATATTGATACTCTATTGAGCAGACTTACTTCCAGTGACATTGAGGATCAGCGATGCACAGCAG AGGAGCTCCGTCTTCTAGCCAAGCGAAGCAGCCAAAACCGAATATTGATTGCTGAGGCTGGTGCTATACCCCTTCTTGTTGATCTCCTCTATGTACCTGACAAGCGCACTCAAGAGCATGCAGTTACTGTTCTTCTGAACCTATCTATTTGTGGGAATAACAAAGAGCGCATCATGGCTTCTGAAGCTGTTCCAGGAATTGTTCACGTGCTGAAAAATGGTGTTATGGAAGCACGGGAAAATGCTGCAGCCACCCTTTTCAGTCTCTCTGCACTGAATGAGAATAAAGTGTTAATTGGAGCATCTGGAGCAATTAAAGCACTAGTCACTCttttctgtgagggaagtcaaAGAGGGAAGATGGATGCTGCAACAGCTTTATTCAATCTGTGCTTATATCAAGGGAATAAAGGACGTGCAATTAGGGCTGGTATCATGCCTAAGTTGACGGAAATGGTAACTGAACCTGGTGAGGAGATGGGGGATGTGGCATTGGCACTTATGGCTTTACTAGTTAGCCACCCGGAGGGAAAAGCAGTAGTTGGATCCATGAATGCTATGCCAACTTTGGTGGATATAGTCACTAATGGATCTCCTAAGAACAAAGAGAATGCAACTTCTGTGCTCGTTTACCTCTGTATCGGAGATCCAATGAATGTATCAAGTGCCTGTTCACTTGGGGTGATCAATCCTCTCTTGGACCTTGCAGAAAATGGTTCGGACAGGGGCAAGCGCAAAGCCGCACAGCTTCTTGAGCTGATCGGCATTCTGAGATCGTTGTAG